The DNA sequence GGGCTCGCCGTTCCTGGAGCTGGCCCCGCTGGCTGCCGAAGGGCTGTACGGGGGCGCCGCCCCGGCCGCCGGGGTGATCGCCGGGATCGGGCGGGTCAGCGGCCGGGAGTGCGTGATCGTCGCCAATGACGCGACCGTCAAGGGCGGCACGTACTACCCGATGACCGTGAAGAAGCACCTGCGCGCCCAGGAAGTCGCGCTGGAGAACCGTCTCCCCTGCCTGTATCTGGTCGACTCGGGCGGTGCGTTCCTGCCGATGCAGGACGAGGTCTTCCCCGACCGGGACCACTTCGGGCGGATCTTCTACAACCAGGCCCGGATGTCGGGGGCCGGAATTCCGCAGATCGCGGCGGTGCTGGGCTCCTGCACGGCGGGCGGGGCGTACGTCCCGGCGATGAGCGACGAGGCAGTGATCGTCCGGAACCAGGGCACGATCTTCCTCGGCGGCCCGCCGCTGGTGAAGGCCGCCACCGGCGAGGTCGTCACGGCGGAGGAGCTGGGCGGCGGCGAGGTCCACTCCCGTACGTCGGGGGTCACCGACCATCTCGCGGAGGACGACGCGCACGCCCTGCGGATCGTCCGCAACATCGTCGCGACACTCCCGGACCGGGCCCCGCTCCCCTGGTCGGTCGAGCCGGCCGAGGAGCCGAAGGTCGACCCGGCCGGTCTGTACGGGGCGGTCCCGGTGGACTCCCGCACCCCGTACGACGTACGCGAGGTGATCGCGCGCGTGGTGGACGGCTCGCGCTTCCAGGAGTTCAAGGCGGAGTACGGCACGACGCTGATCACCGGCTTCGCCCGGATCCACGGCCACCCGGTCGGGATCGTCGCGAACAACGGGATCCTGTTCTCCGAGTCGGCCCAGAAGGGCGCGCACTTCATCGAACTGTGCGACCAGCGGGGCATCCCTCTCGTCTTCCTCCAGAACATCTCCGGCTTCATGGTCGGCCGGGACTACGAGGCGGGGGGCATCGCCAAGCACGGCGCGAAGATGGTCACGGCCGTGGCCTGCACCCGCGTCCCGAAGCTGACGGTCGTGGTCGGCGGTTCGTACGGCGCGGGCAACTACTCCATGTGCGGCCGGGCCTACAGCCCCCGCTTCCTCTGGATGTGGCCGAACGCCAAGATCTCGGTGATGGGCGGCGAGCAGGCCGCCTCCGTGCTGGCCACCGTCAAGCGCGACCAGCTCGGCGACGACTGGAGCGCCGAGGACGAGGAGACGTTCAAGGCCCCGATCCGCGCCCAGTACGAGACCCAGGGCAACGCCTACTACGCGACCGCCCGGCTCTGGGACGACGGTGTGATCGACCCCGTGGACACCCGGCAGGTCCTGGGCCTCGCGCTCACGGCCTGCGCCAATGCCCCGCTGCCCCAGAAGGACCCGGCCGGGCCCGGCTTCGGCGTCTTCCGGATGTGAGGAACAGATGACGATGTTCGACACCGTTCTGGTCGCCAACCGCGGCGAGATCGCGGTCCGGGTGATCCGGACCCTGCGGGAGCAGGGCGTGCGCTCGGTCGCGGTCTTCAGCGACGCGGACGCGGACGCCCGGCATGTGCGGGAGGCGGACACGGCGGTCCGGATCGGCCCGCCGCCCGCCGCCGAGAGCTACCTGAACGTGGCGGCGCTGCTCGACGCGGCCCGCCGCACCGGCGCGCAGGCCGTGCACCCCGGGTACGGGTTCCTGGCGGAGAACGCGGAGTTCGCGCAGGCGTGCGCGGACGCGGGCCTGGTCTTCATCGGCCCGCCCGCCTCCGCGATCTCCCTGATGGGCGACAAGATCCGGGCCAAGGAGACGGTCGCGGCGTACGGGGTCCCGGTGGTCCCGGGCTCCTCGGGCAGCGGCCTGACCGACGCCCAACTGGAGGAAGCGGCAAAGGAGATCGGCATGCCGGTCCTCCTGAAGCCGAGCGCGGGCGGCGGCGGCAAGGGCATGCGCCTGGTCCGTGACGCGGCGGTGCTGGCGGAGGAGATCGCGGCGGCCCGCCGCGAGGCACGGGCCTCCTTCGGCGACGACACCCTCCTCGTGGAGCGGTGGATCGACCGGCCGCGCCACATCGAGATCCAGGTGCTGGCCGACGCCCACGGCAACGTGATCCACCTCGGCGAGCGCGAGTGCTCGCTCCAGCGCCGCCACCAGAAGATCATCGAGGAGGCCCCCTCGGTCCTCCTCGACGAGGAGACCCGGGCGGCGATGGGCGAGGCGGCCGTGCAGGCGGCGCGCTCCTGCGGGTACGCGGGCGCGGGCACGGTGGAGTTCATCGTCCCGGGCGACGACCCGGCCTCGTACTACTTCATGGAGATGAACACCCGCCTCCAGGTCGAGCACCCGGTCACCGAGCTGATCACCGGCCTGGACCTGGTGGAGTGGCAGCTGCGGGTGGCGTCCGGCGAGCGACTGCCGTACGCACAGGAGGACATCACCCTGACCGGCTGGGCGATCGAGGCCCGCGTCTGCGCCGAGGACCCCGCCCGGGGCTTCCTCCCCTCCGGCGGTACGGTGCTGGCGCTGCGCGAGCCGCAGGGCGGCGGGGTGCGGACGGACTCGGGGCTCAGCGAGGGCGTGCCGGTGGGCAACCTGTACGACCCGATGCTGTCGAAGGTCATCGCGTACGGCCCCGACCGCGCGAGCGCGCTGCGCAAGCTGCGGGCGGCCCTCGCGGACACGGTCATCCTCGGCGTCCCGACCAACGCGGGCTTCCTGCGCCGTCTGCTGGCCCACCCGGACGTGGTCTCCGGCGACCTGGACACCGGGCTGGTGGAGCGCGAGGCGGAGGGCCTGGTGCCGGACGGGGTGCCGGACGAGGTGTACGCGGCGGCGGCCGCGGTCCGCCGGGAGGCGCTGGAGCCCCGGCCGGACGCGGGGGGCTGGACGGACCCGTTCTCGGTGCCGAACGGATGGCGGACGGGGGGTGTGCCGGCGCCGCTGCTCTTCCCGCTGCGAGTAGCGGGAGCTGAACCCGTCACTCGCTGCGCTCCGGCCTCCGCGACGGTCACGCCCGACCACGTCACGGTCGAACTCGACGGCACGGTGGGCCACTTCCACCGCTCCGGGGAGTGGCTCGGCCGGGACGGCGACACCTGGCACGTCCAGGACCACGATCCGGTGGAGGCCTCCCTGAGCGGGGCGGGCCGGAGCGGGGCGGACACCCTGGCGGCCCCGATGCCGGGCACGGTCACGGTGGTGAAGGTCGCCGTCGGCGACGAGGTCGAGGCCGGACAGAGCCTGCTCGTGGTGGAGGCGATGAAGATGGAGCACGTGATCTCCGCCCCGCACGCGGGGACCGTCACCGAGCTGGACGTCACGGCGGGCGCGACGGTCGCGATGGACCAGATCCTGGCGGTCGTGGTCCCCGTCCCGGCCGCTTCGGTCCAGGAGGGCTCATGACCATGCGCACGCTCCCCATGGAGGTCCCGGCCCCCGGGCTGCCGGCCCGGGTCCGCATCCACGAAGTAGGCGCGCGGGACGGTCTCCAGAACGAGAAGGGGATCGTTCCGACGGAGGTGAAGGCGGAGTTCATCCGCCGACTGGCGGTGGCCGGCCTGACCACCATCGAGGCGACGAGCTTCGTGCACCCGAAGTGGGTGCCCCAACTGGCGGACGCGGAAGCCCTGTTCCCGCTCCTCGGGGAGATCGCGGACGTGGGCGACGTGGCCCTCCCGGTCCTCGTGCCGAACGAACGCGGACTGGACCGGGCCCTGGCGCTCGGGGCCCGGTCGATCGCGGTGTTCGGCTCGGCGACGGAGACGTTCGCCGCGCGCAACCTGAACCGGACCGTGGACGAGTCGCTGGCCATGTTCGAGCCGGTGGTGGCCCGCGCCAAGGCGGAGAAGGCGCACGTCCGCGGCTATCTGTCGATGTGCTTCGGCGACCCGTGGGAAGGCGCGGTGCCCGTGGCACAGGTGGTCCGGGTCGCGAAGGCGCTGATGGACCTGGGCTGCGACGAGCTGTCGCTGGGCGACACCATCGGAGTGGCGACGCCGGGCCACGTAACAGCGCTGCTGACAGCCCTGAACGAGGCGGCGGTCCCCACGGACTCCATCGGCGTCCACTTCCACGACACATACGGCCAGGCGCTGTCCAACACCCTGGCGGCGCTCCAGCACGGGGTGATCACGGTCGACGCCTCGGCGGGCGGCCTGGGCGGCTGCCCGTACGCGAAGAGCGCCACGGGCAATCTCGCCACCGAGGACCTCGTGTGGATGCTCGACGGCCTCGGCATCGAAACGGGCGTCGACCTCGACGCGCTGACCGCCACCAGTGCCTGGATGGCCGGACACCTGGGCCGGCCGAGCCCGTCCCGCACGGTCCGCGCCCTGACCCCTTCCTCTTCTTCCCCCTCCCACAAGGAGTGAGCCACCCATGTCCCTGGACCACCGGCTGACCGCCGAGCACGAGGAACTGCGCCGCACCGTCGAGGCGTTCGCGCACGATGTGGTCGCGCCGAAGATCGGCGACTTCTACGAGCGCCATGAGTTCCCGTACGAGATCGTGTGCGAGATGGGCCGGATGGGCCTGTTCGGGCTGCCGTTCCCGGAGGAGTACGGCGGTATGGGCGGCGACTACCTGGCGCTCGGGATCGCCCTGGAGGAGCTGGCCCGGGTCGACTCCTCGGTGGCGATCACCCTGGAGGCCGGGGTCTCGCTGGGCGCCATGCCGCTCCACCTGTTCGGCACACCGGAGCAGAAGCGGCAGTGGCTGCCGAAGCTGTGCGCGGGCGAGGCGCTGGGCGCGTTCGGCCTGACCGAGCCGGACGGCGGCTCGGACGCGGGCGGCACCCGGACGACGGCGGTCCTGGACGAGGCCACGGACGAGTGGGTGATCAACGGCTCGAAGTGCTTCATCACCAACTCCGGTACGGACATCACCGAGTTGGTGACGGTGACGGCGGTGACGGGCCGCAAGGAGGACGGCCGCCCGCTGATCTCCGCGATCATCGTCCCCTCCGGCACCCCCGGCTTCACGGTCGCCGCCCCGTACTCCAAGGTCGGCTGGAACGCCTCGGACACCCGGGAGCTGTCCTTCGCCGACGTCCGCGTCCCGGCGGCGAACCTCCTGGGCGAGCAGGGCCGGGGCTACGCGCAGTTCCTGCGCATCCTCGACGAGGGCAGGGTCGCGATCTCGGCGCTGGCCACGGGCCTGGCGCAGGGCTGCGTGGACGAGTCGGTGAAGTACGCGGCCGAGCGCCACGCGTTCGGCCGGCCGATCGGCGCGAACCAGGCGATCCAGTTCAAGATCGCCGACATGGAGATGCGCGCCCACATGGCCCGGGTGGGCTGGCGCGACGCGGCCTCGCGGCTGGTGGCGGGCGAACCGTTCAAGAAGGAGGCGGCGATCGCGAAGCTGTACTCCTCGACGGTCGCGGTGGACAACGCCCGTGAGGCGACGCAGATCCACGGCGGCTACGGCTTCATGAACGAGTACCCGGTGGCGCGGATGTGGCGCGACTCGAAGATCCTGGAGATCGGCGAGGGGACGAGCGAGGTACAGCGGATGCTGATCGCACGGGAGTTGGGGCTGCCGGGCTGACACTCCGACCGTCGCCGCCGCCCCGCCTGCTGTGGATCGCTCCACGGCGGGCGGGCCGGACCTGCGGGCAAGGGGGTCACCCATCGCTCTCTGGCGGCACGAGGTCGGGGCAGAGCGAGTGCCCGCATTGACAGGGCGGCCACCGGAGTGCGGCTCCGGGGACGAGGTCGTCCTGGTCATGGCCATCGGTCGGAACGACGAGAACCCCATCGCTGCCCAGCTCCCTCATGAGTCGAGAGAGATTCCGCCGACCATCGCTGCTTTCCACCATGACGAACTAGCCTCCCAGTCCCAGGACTACGACCATCAGTGACGCTACTGTCACTGACAGTCCCAGGACTGTCAACCTTCTCTTCGCTGTGTTTGACTGCTCCTGTCGAGAGGAGGGACGCATGGCGCCCAAGTGGCGGGACTTGGCCGACCGGCTGGCCGAACGCATCAGAAGCGGCGAGTACGAGCCGGGCCGGCAGTTGCCTCACATCAGGGACCTCGTGGCATCGGGTGAGGGATCCAAGTCGACGGTCCATGCGGCATACAAAGCGCTGGAGGCAGAGGGCCTGGTGACTTCGTCGCGCGGCCATGGCACTGTCGTACGGCCACCGGCAGCTCTCCAACGACTCGGCATCGATCGCTACGACAAAGCGAAGTGGCGCGACGGCGACGAAGTCGCCTTCATCGCGGACCGAGTAGCGTCTGGGCGACCGCACAGCCGTGGCGACCAGACGCAGACAGTGAGCCAGATCGAAGCCACGGACACCATTGCCGCCGCCCTTGGCCTGCGGCCAGGATCCGACGTGTACGCGCGAGCCCGCCTCATCAAGGAAAGTGGCCATCCCACGCACACCCTGACCAGCTACTACCGCCCCGAACACGTCGAAGGCACCCGTCTGGTCGACCCGGCACCCGGCCCGGCCGGGCGTGGTGGAGGGTTCCGTGTCCTGTACGACGCCGGGTACGAGATCGACCACATGCGCGAGGAGCTCTTCGCGCGCCCGGCCACGCCGGAGGAGGCGAAGCTGCTGCAACTACCGTCAGGTGAAGCCGTGGTGGAGCTTCATCGGACAGCGTTCACCGCAGACGGATCGCCCGTCGAGTTCGCCATCGGTGTGCACGCCGCATCGAGGTTCCGCTGGACGTACGACTTCGCAGTACCGGACTCGGCGCGCACAAAGGGCAAGCAGTCGTGATGACTGCCCAGTCCTGGTCGGACGCCCGGCAGGTGTGGGACCACCACCTCATGCACCACACCCCACGCCCCTGCTCGGTCATCGTCGGGCTGGGCAGCCATGACCTCGGGGTGGCCGACGTGTCGGCGGGGTTCTACCTGCACGGGCTGGCCCCCGTCATCGTGTTCACCGGCTCGACCAGCCCCACCACCCGCGAGCGCATGCCGCGTGGCGAGGCCGTGCACTACCAGGAGCGGGCCGTCGAACTCGGCGTGCCGGCCTCCGCCGTGCTCGTCGAGCCGAAGGCCCGCAACACCGGGGAGAACATTCGCTTCTCGCGGGCCCTCCTCGAAGCGGCTGGTGTGCGAGTGGACTCCGTACTGCTGGTCAGCAAGCCGTACGAGGAGCGGCGCGCGTACGCCACGGCCCGCAAGCTGTGGCCGGGCGTGGACGTCGTCAGCGCGTCGAGCCCCATGACGTTCGAGGAGTATGTGGACTCCATCGGGGACGACCGGCTGGTCATCGACATGCTGGTCGGGGCCATGCAGCGGCTGCTCGTCTACCCCGCGCAGGGGTTCATGATCGAGCAGCCCGTCCCGGACGAGGTCTCGGCAGCGTACGAGCGGCTGGTCGAGGGCGGGTTCACGAGCCGGCTGATCCCGCGGCCTCCTCGATCAGATCCGTGACCGGGCCGGGCTGCGATGCCAGGGACGCGTGGCCGGCGTCCAGCTCGATGATCCTGCGCGGGTTCATACGCTCGGCCATGCGGCGCTCGTTGTCGGGGTGGATCATGCGGTCGTCGGTGGAGACTTGGTACCAGGTCGCCTTGGCGCGCCAGGCCGGGGCGGTGACGTTGTCGCCGAAGGTCGAGGCCAGCGGTGCCTTCTGTGTCACCGCCATCACCAGCGCCTCCTCCTCGGACAGGTCCTGGGCGAAGCTCTCGTGGAACTTGTCCTGCTTGACCCACAGATAGCCGTCGGAGTCCGGGGCGAGGTTCTCGAACGCCGCGGGGGGCTTCTCCTGGCTGATCTGTCCGGGGCTCTCACCGGCGTCCGGGGCGAACGCGGCGATGTAGACGAGTCCGGTGACATTCGGCAGGTCACCGGCCTCGGTGATGACCGCGCCGCCGTAGGAGTGGCCGACCAGGACCACCGGCCCGTCGATCTGCCGGACCATCTTGCGGGTGCGCTCGGCGTCCTCGGCCAGTGAGGTCAGCGGGTTCTCCACCGCGTGCAGGGAGCCGAAGCCCCGGCGGTGCAGCTCGGTGATGACCTTGCCCCAGTGGGCGGCGCCGCCCCAGAAGCCGTGGACGAGGACGATCGCGGGTTCGTCAGCCATCGGGCGGACCTTTCGAGGGGGGCGACGTGATGGAAGGCGTGCGTCCCCAGCAGACATCCATCCGCTCGTCCCCGCCTGCCGGGGCCGTTATTCAGGTGACCGGGCCGGCCGGTCACAGTGAAGGCCCCGTCCCTGGCCCCCGCCCCCGGCCCCCGGCCAGGCCGCCTCACCGCCAGGCGTGGCGGATCTTCAGCCGGCCGTACCCCAGCGCCCCCGAGAAGCGGATGCGCGGCGCGCCGGGGCGGGCCGGCTGCCGGGGCCTGTAGCGCAGGTCCTTCCACCCGGTCGTGAGGCCCTCGACCTCGACGATCGCGTCGCGCGGGACCGTGATGCTCGCGTTGCCGGTGCCGAGGCTCAGCTCGATGTCGATGACCGGGTGTTCGATGATCGCCCGGGACAGGTCCAGCCGCACCCGTCCGAAGGCGGACTGGACCTTGAGGACGCGGGGCACCCGCCATGCGCCGCGCCGCTTGATCCGTCCGCCGGCGGCAGCGATCGTCGACGTCGTGCCCGGGTCCTCCGCCGGGAGCAGGTCGACGGCCGACGCGAGTTCGCCCTGCGTCGTGGCGGCCAGCACCCGGCCCAGGCGCTCGTCCATCTCCTCGTGCGCGATGTACCCGTCGGCGTACGCCTCGCGCACCCGCCGCACGGCGTTCTCGCGGTCGTCCTCGCTCACGCGCGAAACGGCGTTTCCCTGGGGTGAGTTCACCCCATCACTCTAGTGCGGCCCCGGCCCCGCCGACATGGCTGGCGGGACGACTCCGGGGGCTTCGGTCCTTCACCGAGGCGCCTATGTCGGGCTGCCGGTGGACTGGTGGGGGGACGCGCTCGATGGGGTCGTGTTCAGTGGGTCGTGTTCAGTGGCGGGGCAGCGCCTGGGCCACGGTGGTCTGGGAGGGGTCAATGGTGGTGCGCCCGTCCTCGATGTCCCACAGCGTGTTCTGCAGCAGCCGGGCCAGGGTCCAGCCGGCCGCGCGTCGGCGGTCCAGCCCGAGCGCTTCGGTCAGCAGGTCGAAGCGGCGCCGCACCGCCCGGGAAGCGTCCCCGGGGGTGCGGAACTTCTCCCAGCCGGTGTCCAGCGCCGGCCACAGGTCGAAACCCGGGTCGCCGACGAGGGGTTCGGGGTCGATGGCCAGCCACGGCTCGCGCTCGGCGGCGAGCACGTTGCCGTAGTGCAGGTCCCAGTGCAGCATCCGGTCGCCAGGGTCACCGGCCAGCTCGGTGACCACCGATGCCCAGTCGTGCAGCCGCCGCTGGTCCTGGGGGTCCGGCAGGGCGGCGACGGCCGCCGGCACGGACGCCAGCATGTCGCGCGCGATGGCACCGAGCCCGCGCAGACCCTCGGGTGCCAGGCCGGAGTGCAGCCGGGCCATGAGTCCGGCCAAGACGTTCATGGCGACGTCGTCGTCCTCGACGGAAGCCAGGGTGCGTGAGCCGTCCAGGCGTTCCAGCAGCATGGCGCTGCTCTCCGGGTCGTGGTCGAGCAGCCGCACGATGCCGTTGCCGTTCCACGCCCGCAGCCCGATCAGCGCGGCGGCCGTCTCCTCGCGGGGCATCTGGAGTTTCAGCGCGGCACGGGTGTCGTCCGCCCGGCGCACCGGCACCACCAGCGAGGCCTCGCCGGACCCGGTGCCGCCGTCGCGCTCCAGTTCCCATCGGTCGAGCAGCTCAGCCACCAGTGCGGGCAGCCGCGCAATCCAGGCCCGTTGCTCATCGCCCCCGTTCCTCAGGTGCGAGGCGACGAGCGTGTCGGGGATCTCCATGTCCTGCGGCGAACTCATGGGGCGTGGTCCTTGGGAGGAGCGGGTTTTCCACCGCGACCGCAGGTGGTGACGCGGGTCGAGCGGCGGCTGGTGCGGGGACGCGGGTCTCACGGGCCGATGGGCCGTTCCGTCGCGGAGCATGACGTACGGGACGCCGGAGCGCATGCGGGCGGGGCGGAGGAGAGCTTGCGGGCGGCCTTGTCGGGGATCTTCCCACCGGCCGGAGTCGGTCCGTGGCCGGAAGGGGCGTTCTTGCCGACGCCCGCCCAGGGCTCCCGGCGGCGGCCGTGGTGAGGACCGCGACCGGGCGCACCGCCGACGGGAGTTCACCGGACCACGCCGCACTCGTCGCCCCCTGTCTCCGGCCCGACGGTCCCGCCCGGAATACAGAAACTGCCGGACTACAGAAACTGATCGGCGCCCCATGACGCGGCACGGGGCCGGGACGCGTCCGGGCCCCGCGATCTCAGGAGACCGCCGCCTCGGCCTCCTGGCGGGCGTCGTAGTCGGCGCGGGCCTTCGCGATCTCCTGCTGGTGGCTCTCGGTCCAGTCGACCAGGGCCCTGATCGTCGTGTGCAGCGTCGCGCCCAGCTCCGTCAGCTCGTACTCCACGCGGGGCGGGACGACGGGGTAGACCGTGCGCCGCACCAGGCCGTCCCGTTCGAGCTGGCGCAGGGTCACCGTCAGCATGCGCTGGCTGATGCCCTCGATCAGCCGGCGCAGCTCGGAGAAGCGCAGCGTGCGGCGTTCCAGGTGGGCGATGGCGAGGAGCGACCACTTGTCCGCGACGCGGTCGAGGATCTGCCGCACCTCGCACCCCTCGCGGACGTCCCACTGGCTGATGTCGTAGTCCGGCCCGGCGCCGGTATCCGCGCAGTTACTCGGTGACTTCGAAGTGCCTTCTTCCATACCTCCCCACGGTGCCGCAAGCTTCGAGTGGTTACAAGAGGGAACCAAGCAGCACTTCAGTAACTCGCCGCCGCCTCGCGCCGCTTGACGCCCGCGTACGCGAACCCCATGCCGTCCACACGCAGTTGCGGCAGCTCGCCATGCCCTTTCCCGACCGCACAACAAGGAGAAGTCCCGTGTCCTCATCACCATCCCTTTCCGGACCGACCGGTGACCGCATGACCGGCCGCTCGTGGGGCGTGCTGTTCGTCCTGTGCGGCGCGATCTTCCTGGAGGGCATCGATGTGGCCATGCTCAACGTGGCCCTGCCCGCGATCCGTGACGATCTGGATCTGTCCACCGGCACGCTCCAGTGGGTGATGAGCGCGTACGTCCTGGGCTACGGCGGTTTCATGCTGCTGGGCGGACGGGCGGCCGACCTGTTCGGCCGTCGCCGGATGTTCCTCCTCTGGCTCGTGGTGTTCCTGCTCTTCTCCGGCCTGGGCGGGCTGGCCACCGAGGGCTGGATGCTGGTCGTCGCCCGCTTCGTGACGGGGATCTCCGCGGCCTTCATGACCCCGGCCGGCCTGTCGATCATCACCACCGGCTTCCCGGAGGGACCGCAGCGCAACAAGGCCCTGCTGGTCTACTCGGGCACAGCCGCCGGAGGCTTCTCGATCGGCCTGGTCGTCGGGGGGCTGCTCTCCGCCGTCGACTGGCGCTGGGTGTTCTTCGCCCCGGTCGTCCTCTCGTTCGGCATCCTCCTCGCCGCGCTCGCGCTCGTCCCCGCCTCACCCCGGCCGGACCGCACCGGGCAGGGCGTCGACCTGGCCGGAGCGGTCGCCGTCACCGCCGGGATCCTGCTGCTCGTCTTCGGCGTCGAGCGGGCCTCGCACGTCCCGCTCGCCTGGACCGTCGGCACGATCGGCGCGGCCCTGCTCCTCTTCCTCGCGTTCGTCCTGATCGAGCGCGCCTCGTCCTCACCTCTGGTGCGCCTGGGCCTCTTCCGC is a window from the Streptomyces sp. MMBL 11-1 genome containing:
- a CDS encoding acyl-CoA dehydrogenase family protein, producing the protein MSLDHRLTAEHEELRRTVEAFAHDVVAPKIGDFYERHEFPYEIVCEMGRMGLFGLPFPEEYGGMGGDYLALGIALEELARVDSSVAITLEAGVSLGAMPLHLFGTPEQKRQWLPKLCAGEALGAFGLTEPDGGSDAGGTRTTAVLDEATDEWVINGSKCFITNSGTDITELVTVTAVTGRKEDGRPLISAIIVPSGTPGFTVAAPYSKVGWNASDTRELSFADVRVPAANLLGEQGRGYAQFLRILDEGRVAISALATGLAQGCVDESVKYAAERHAFGRPIGANQAIQFKIADMEMRAHMARVGWRDAASRLVAGEPFKKEAAIAKLYSSTVAVDNAREATQIHGGYGFMNEYPVARMWRDSKILEIGEGTSEVQRMLIARELGLPG
- a CDS encoding winged helix-turn-helix transcriptional regulator, yielding MEEGTSKSPSNCADTGAGPDYDISQWDVREGCEVRQILDRVADKWSLLAIAHLERRTLRFSELRRLIEGISQRMLTVTLRQLERDGLVRRTVYPVVPPRVEYELTELGATLHTTIRALVDWTESHQQEIAKARADYDARQEAEAAVS
- a CDS encoding acetyl/propionyl/methylcrotonyl-CoA carboxylase subunit alpha, with the translated sequence MTMFDTVLVANRGEIAVRVIRTLREQGVRSVAVFSDADADARHVREADTAVRIGPPPAAESYLNVAALLDAARRTGAQAVHPGYGFLAENAEFAQACADAGLVFIGPPASAISLMGDKIRAKETVAAYGVPVVPGSSGSGLTDAQLEEAAKEIGMPVLLKPSAGGGGKGMRLVRDAAVLAEEIAAARREARASFGDDTLLVERWIDRPRHIEIQVLADAHGNVIHLGERECSLQRRHQKIIEEAPSVLLDEETRAAMGEAAVQAARSCGYAGAGTVEFIVPGDDPASYYFMEMNTRLQVEHPVTELITGLDLVEWQLRVASGERLPYAQEDITLTGWAIEARVCAEDPARGFLPSGGTVLALREPQGGGVRTDSGLSEGVPVGNLYDPMLSKVIAYGPDRASALRKLRAALADTVILGVPTNAGFLRRLLAHPDVVSGDLDTGLVEREAEGLVPDGVPDEVYAAAAAVRREALEPRPDAGGWTDPFSVPNGWRTGGVPAPLLFPLRVAGAEPVTRCAPASATVTPDHVTVELDGTVGHFHRSGEWLGRDGDTWHVQDHDPVEASLSGAGRSGADTLAAPMPGTVTVVKVAVGDEVEAGQSLLVVEAMKMEHVISAPHAGTVTELDVTAGATVAMDQILAVVVPVPAASVQEGS
- a CDS encoding hydroxymethylglutaryl-CoA lyase; the encoded protein is MTMRTLPMEVPAPGLPARVRIHEVGARDGLQNEKGIVPTEVKAEFIRRLAVAGLTTIEATSFVHPKWVPQLADAEALFPLLGEIADVGDVALPVLVPNERGLDRALALGARSIAVFGSATETFAARNLNRTVDESLAMFEPVVARAKAEKAHVRGYLSMCFGDPWEGAVPVAQVVRVAKALMDLGCDELSLGDTIGVATPGHVTALLTALNEAAVPTDSIGVHFHDTYGQALSNTLAALQHGVITVDASAGGLGGCPYAKSATGNLATEDLVWMLDGLGIETGVDLDALTATSAWMAGHLGRPSPSRTVRALTPSSSSPSHKE
- a CDS encoding YdcF family protein, whose protein sequence is MTAQSWSDARQVWDHHLMHHTPRPCSVIVGLGSHDLGVADVSAGFYLHGLAPVIVFTGSTSPTTRERMPRGEAVHYQERAVELGVPASAVLVEPKARNTGENIRFSRALLEAAGVRVDSVLLVSKPYEERRAYATARKLWPGVDVVSASSPMTFEEYVDSIGDDRLVIDMLVGAMQRLLVYPAQGFMIEQPVPDEVSAAYERLVEGGFTSRLIPRPPRSDP
- a CDS encoding GntR family transcriptional regulator, with protein sequence MAPKWRDLADRLAERIRSGEYEPGRQLPHIRDLVASGEGSKSTVHAAYKALEAEGLVTSSRGHGTVVRPPAALQRLGIDRYDKAKWRDGDEVAFIADRVASGRPHSRGDQTQTVSQIEATDTIAAALGLRPGSDVYARARLIKESGHPTHTLTSYYRPEHVEGTRLVDPAPGPAGRGGGFRVLYDAGYEIDHMREELFARPATPEEAKLLQLPSGEAVVELHRTAFTADGSPVEFAIGVHAASRFRWTYDFAVPDSARTKGKQS
- a CDS encoding carboxyl transferase domain-containing protein, producing the protein MQQAPVLASAADPASEAWQANEAAHRALSDELAGRLATARLGGGEKARARHEARGKLLPRDRVDTLLDPGSPFLELAPLAAEGLYGGAAPAAGVIAGIGRVSGRECVIVANDATVKGGTYYPMTVKKHLRAQEVALENRLPCLYLVDSGGAFLPMQDEVFPDRDHFGRIFYNQARMSGAGIPQIAAVLGSCTAGGAYVPAMSDEAVIVRNQGTIFLGGPPLVKAATGEVVTAEELGGGEVHSRTSGVTDHLAEDDAHALRIVRNIVATLPDRAPLPWSVEPAEEPKVDPAGLYGAVPVDSRTPYDVREVIARVVDGSRFQEFKAEYGTTLITGFARIHGHPVGIVANNGILFSESAQKGAHFIELCDQRGIPLVFLQNISGFMVGRDYEAGGIAKHGAKMVTAVACTRVPKLTVVVGGSYGAGNYSMCGRAYSPRFLWMWPNAKISVMGGEQAASVLATVKRDQLGDDWSAEDEETFKAPIRAQYETQGNAYYATARLWDDGVIDPVDTRQVLGLALTACANAPLPQKDPAGPGFGVFRM
- a CDS encoding aminoglycoside phosphotransferase family protein; the protein is MSSPQDMEIPDTLVASHLRNGGDEQRAWIARLPALVAELLDRWELERDGGTGSGEASLVVPVRRADDTRAALKLQMPREETAAALIGLRAWNGNGIVRLLDHDPESSAMLLERLDGSRTLASVEDDDVAMNVLAGLMARLHSGLAPEGLRGLGAIARDMLASVPAAVAALPDPQDQRRLHDWASVVTELAGDPGDRMLHWDLHYGNVLAAEREPWLAIDPEPLVGDPGFDLWPALDTGWEKFRTPGDASRAVRRRFDLLTEALGLDRRRAAGWTLARLLQNTLWDIEDGRTTIDPSQTTVAQALPRH
- a CDS encoding DUF1707 SHOCT-like domain-containing protein, producing the protein MSEDDRENAVRRVREAYADGYIAHEEMDERLGRVLAATTQGELASAVDLLPAEDPGTTSTIAAAGGRIKRRGAWRVPRVLKVQSAFGRVRLDLSRAIIEHPVIDIELSLGTGNASITVPRDAIVEVEGLTTGWKDLRYRPRQPARPGAPRIRFSGALGYGRLKIRHAWR
- a CDS encoding alpha/beta hydrolase, which codes for MADEPAIVLVHGFWGGAAHWGKVITELHRRGFGSLHAVENPLTSLAEDAERTRKMVRQIDGPVVLVGHSYGGAVITEAGDLPNVTGLVYIAAFAPDAGESPGQISQEKPPAAFENLAPDSDGYLWVKQDKFHESFAQDLSEEEALVMAVTQKAPLASTFGDNVTAPAWRAKATWYQVSTDDRMIHPDNERRMAERMNPRRIIELDAGHASLASQPGPVTDLIEEAAGSAGS